One window of Sinorhizobium numidicum genomic DNA carries:
- a CDS encoding urocanate hydratase produces MPKANPRHPNFPIPGGPDLRAKGWRQEALLRLLENVLSVGEDPDNLVVYAALGKAARNWPSHRAIVKALTEMDEDQTLIIQSGKPVGLLKTHAKAPLVIMANCNIVGQWAKAEIFYELQRKGLICWGGLTAGAWQYIGSQGVIQGTYEIFMRIAERRFGGDLSGRFVLTAGLGGMGGAQPLAGRMAGAAILCVDIDPERATKRQQVGYLQEIAPDLDAALAMIDAAVKEKRALSVGLVGNAAEIYPEIARRGIVPDVVTDQTSAHDLVYGYVPKGMSLDQVRGLREDGQGQLMAASRASIVEQVKAMLDLQKKGAEVFDNGNLIRTQAREGGVANAFDIPIFTEAYLRPLFARAIGPFRWMALSGEEIDIARIDDLLLDMFPDNRIITNWIRLACMHIPFEGLPARIAWLGHGERTALARRVNELVASGELKGPVAFSRDHLDAGAMAHPNIMTERMKDGSDAIADWPLIDAMVLCSSMADLVVIHSGGGGYAGYMTSCGVTIVADGTDAADERLDHALTNDTALGVIRYADAGYDESFEEIAAKGIGHVKV; encoded by the coding sequence ATGCCGAAGGCCAATCCCCGCCATCCGAACTTTCCCATTCCGGGCGGGCCTGACCTGCGCGCCAAGGGGTGGCGGCAGGAGGCGCTGCTGCGGCTGCTCGAAAACGTGCTTTCCGTCGGCGAGGATCCGGACAACCTCGTCGTCTACGCCGCCCTCGGCAAGGCAGCGCGCAACTGGCCTTCGCATCGGGCGATCGTCAAGGCGCTCACCGAAATGGACGAGGACCAGACGCTGATCATCCAGTCCGGCAAGCCGGTCGGGCTGTTGAAGACCCATGCCAAGGCGCCGCTCGTCATCATGGCGAATTGCAACATCGTCGGGCAATGGGCAAAGGCCGAGATCTTCTACGAGCTGCAGCGCAAGGGGTTGATCTGCTGGGGCGGACTGACGGCCGGGGCCTGGCAATATATCGGCAGCCAGGGCGTGATCCAGGGCACCTACGAGATTTTCATGCGCATTGCCGAACGGCGTTTTGGTGGCGATCTGTCGGGACGTTTCGTGCTGACTGCGGGACTCGGCGGCATGGGCGGCGCGCAGCCGCTCGCCGGCCGCATGGCGGGTGCTGCCATTCTCTGCGTCGATATCGATCCCGAGCGGGCGACGAAGCGCCAGCAGGTCGGCTACCTCCAGGAGATCGCGCCCGATCTCGACGCCGCACTCGCGATGATCGACGCGGCGGTCAAGGAGAAGCGGGCGCTCTCCGTCGGCCTCGTCGGCAATGCGGCCGAAATCTATCCGGAGATCGCACGGCGCGGCATTGTGCCGGATGTGGTGACGGACCAGACTTCGGCGCATGACCTCGTCTATGGTTACGTGCCGAAGGGTATGAGCCTCGATCAGGTGCGCGGACTGCGCGAGGACGGGCAGGGGCAGTTGATGGCGGCGAGCCGCGCCTCGATCGTCGAGCAGGTGAAGGCGATGCTCGACCTCCAGAAAAAAGGTGCCGAGGTTTTCGACAACGGCAACCTGATCCGCACGCAGGCGCGCGAGGGCGGTGTCGCAAACGCCTTCGACATCCCGATCTTCACCGAGGCCTATCTGCGGCCGCTTTTCGCCCGCGCCATCGGCCCATTCCGCTGGATGGCGCTTTCCGGCGAAGAGATCGACATCGCGCGGATCGACGACCTGCTGCTCGATATGTTTCCGGACAACCGTATCATCACCAACTGGATCCGGCTCGCCTGCATGCATATCCCCTTCGAGGGCCTGCCGGCGCGCATCGCCTGGCTCGGCCATGGCGAACGCACCGCGCTCGCCCGCCGCGTCAACGAACTCGTGGCAAGCGGCGAGCTCAAGGGGCCGGTCGCCTTCTCGCGCGACCATCTCGACGCCGGCGCCATGGCGCACCCGAACATCATGACGGAGCGGATGAAGGACGGCTCCGACGCCATTGCCGACTGGCCGCTCATCGATGCGATGGTGCTCTGCTCATCCATGGCCGATCTCGTCGTCATTCATTCCGGCGGCGGCGGTTACGCCGGCTATATGACGAGCTGCGGCGTTACCATCGTTGCCGATGGGACCGATGCTGCCGACGAGCGACTGGACCATGCGCTCACCAACGACACCGCGCTCGGCGTGATCCGCTATGCGGATGCGGGATACGACGAGTCCTTCGAGGAGATCGCCGCTAAGGGCATCGGCCACGTGAAGGTGTGA
- a CDS encoding TfoX/Sxy family protein, with translation MRDEGLEELVKQELGGRPGLSEKPMFGGWAFLLNGNLLCGAREDGMLVRLGKGNDGWALALPGVVQMIMGERRMQGWVRAGAAAYSDDALRRRLIGAALAFVETLPPK, from the coding sequence ATGCGCGATGAGGGGCTTGAGGAACTGGTTAAGCAGGAACTCGGCGGTCGTCCCGGGCTTTCCGAGAAACCGATGTTCGGCGGATGGGCTTTTCTCCTCAACGGCAATCTCCTTTGCGGCGCTCGGGAGGATGGAATGCTGGTTCGCCTCGGCAAGGGCAATGACGGCTGGGCGCTGGCGCTGCCCGGCGTCGTCCAGATGATCATGGGCGAGCGTCGGATGCAGGGCTGGGTGCGCGCCGGCGCGGCAGCCTATAGCGACGATGCGCTTCGCCGGCGCCTGATCGGTGCGGCGCTCGCTTTCGTCGAAACGCTGCCGCCGAAATAA
- a CDS encoding DUF917 domain-containing protein: MGRILTEKDVEAAVKGGSVYAAGGGGWADHGRMLGRAAVSIGKPELVSIDELKPDDWVATAAAIGAPASTTPWEMRGVDYVKAVQLLEEALGEKLSGLIIGQNGKSSTLNGWLPSAILGTKVVDAVGDIRAHPTGDMGSIGLASSPEPTIQTAVGGNREENRYIELVVRGATARVSPVLRTAADMSGGFIASCRNPVRASYVKENAALGGISMALTLGEAIIAAEGKGGSAVIDAIVMITNGLILAEGTITEKSVVYTKEAFDIGTVTLGKGDDSTVLHVMNEYMAVETPDGRRLATFPDVITTLSPEGEPLSVGQLTVGMEIFVLHVPKSVIPLSSSVLDPSVYPPVEKAMGIEIARYALNGKG; this comes from the coding sequence ATGGGCCGTATTTTGACGGAAAAGGATGTCGAGGCGGCGGTCAAGGGCGGTTCCGTCTATGCGGCGGGCGGCGGCGGCTGGGCCGATCACGGACGCATGCTCGGTCGCGCCGCGGTCTCCATCGGTAAGCCGGAACTGGTCTCGATCGATGAGCTCAAGCCCGACGACTGGGTGGCGACCGCCGCCGCAATCGGAGCACCGGCCTCGACGACCCCGTGGGAAATGCGCGGGGTCGACTATGTGAAGGCGGTGCAACTGCTTGAGGAGGCGCTCGGCGAAAAGCTCTCGGGCCTGATCATCGGGCAGAACGGCAAGTCCTCGACGCTCAACGGCTGGCTGCCCTCGGCGATCCTCGGCACCAAGGTCGTCGATGCGGTCGGCGATATCCGCGCTCACCCCACGGGAGACATGGGTTCGATTGGTCTCGCCAGCTCGCCCGAGCCGACGATCCAGACGGCAGTCGGCGGAAACCGCGAAGAGAACCGCTATATCGAGCTCGTCGTGCGCGGTGCCACCGCCAGAGTTTCGCCGGTGCTGCGCACCGCCGCGGACATGTCCGGCGGGTTCATCGCTTCCTGCCGCAACCCGGTTCGCGCTTCCTATGTGAAGGAGAATGCCGCGCTCGGCGGCATCTCCATGGCGCTGACTCTCGGTGAAGCGATCATCGCTGCGGAAGGCAAGGGCGGCAGTGCGGTCATCGATGCGATCGTGATGATCACCAACGGCCTGATCCTGGCCGAGGGCACCATCACCGAAAAGTCGGTGGTCTATACAAAGGAAGCCTTCGACATCGGCACGGTGACGCTGGGGAAGGGCGATGACTCAACGGTACTCCACGTGATGAACGAGTATATGGCGGTCGAGACGCCGGACGGCCGGCGGCTCGCGACATTCCCGGATGTCATCACCACGCTCTCGCCGGAAGGCGAACCCTTGAGCGTCGGGCAGCTCACAGTTGGCATGGAGATCTTCGTGCTGCATGTGCCGAAATCAGTGATCCCGCTTTCCTCCAGCGTGCTCGACCCCTCGGTCTATCCGCCGGTCGAGAAGGCGATGGGAATCGAGATCGCCCGCTATGCCTTGAACGGAAAGGGTTGA
- a CDS encoding Zn-dependent hydrolase produces MTAPRSNLPVDAGRIADIVEGLARITEPDRPYTRRAFTPLFLEGRAFLEQRFKAAGLKTRIDAAGNLIGGRKGRNSAIGTIMLGSHSDTVPDGGRFDGIAGVAAALEVARSLADAGIELDHDLEIVDFLAEEVSIFGVSCIGSRGMAGLVPDEWLGRKHGELTLRHGLIEAGGDPSRLPALKRPDIKAFLELHIEQGPVLETERLDIGVVTAISGITRIEVIVEGQADHAGTAPMGRRRDALVAASRLVLEIEELGLAYAARDGHFTATVGEFEIEPNAANVVPSRARLLIDARAELRPQMEKFIVEVAALATRVAEETGVAIAPPKVISDNQPTPGDPLILATLEAACERVGARSRRMASGAGHDTAWMARVAKAAMIFIPCRDGRSHAPEEWAENDDIALGAAVLFEAMRRLDGQLQETN; encoded by the coding sequence ATGACGGCGCCGAGGAGCAATCTGCCCGTCGACGCCGGTCGCATCGCCGATATCGTTGAGGGGCTTGCCCGCATCACCGAACCGGATCGGCCTTATACCCGCCGCGCCTTCACGCCGCTCTTTCTCGAAGGCCGCGCCTTCCTCGAGCAGCGCTTCAAAGCGGCCGGGCTTAAGACGAGAATCGATGCTGCCGGCAATCTGATCGGGGGGCGCAAGGGGCGAAACTCGGCGATCGGCACGATCATGCTCGGGTCGCATTCGGACACGGTGCCGGATGGTGGACGTTTCGACGGGATTGCGGGTGTCGCGGCGGCGCTCGAAGTCGCGCGGTCGCTCGCCGATGCCGGCATCGAGCTCGATCATGATCTGGAGATCGTGGATTTCCTTGCCGAAGAGGTGTCGATCTTCGGGGTTTCCTGCATCGGCAGCCGCGGCATGGCCGGGCTCGTTCCCGACGAGTGGCTGGGCCGCAAGCATGGCGAACTGACGTTGAGGCATGGGCTTATCGAAGCAGGGGGCGATCCCTCCCGCCTGCCGGCGTTGAAGCGTCCCGACATCAAGGCCTTCCTGGAACTGCATATCGAGCAGGGGCCGGTCTTGGAAACGGAGCGCCTCGATATCGGTGTAGTCACGGCGATTTCCGGCATTACCCGTATCGAGGTCATCGTCGAGGGGCAGGCGGATCACGCAGGTACCGCGCCGATGGGGCGGCGGCGCGATGCGCTGGTCGCGGCGTCGCGGCTCGTGCTGGAGATCGAGGAGCTCGGCCTGGCGTATGCCGCCCGCGACGGCCATTTCACGGCGACGGTTGGCGAATTCGAGATCGAGCCGAATGCCGCCAATGTCGTGCCCTCGCGGGCGCGGCTCTTGATCGATGCCCGGGCCGAGTTGCGGCCGCAAATGGAGAAATTCATTGTCGAGGTCGCGGCGCTTGCAACACGGGTCGCCGAGGAAACAGGGGTCGCGATTGCACCGCCGAAGGTGATCTCCGACAATCAGCCGACGCCCGGCGATCCGCTCATCCTTGCGACGCTGGAAGCCGCCTGCGAGCGCGTCGGGGCACGTTCCCGGCGGATGGCTTCGGGAGCGGGGCACGACACCGCCTGGATGGCGCGGGTTGCCAAGGCGGCGATGATCTTCATTCCCTGCCGCGACGGCAGATCGCATGCGCCCGAGGAATGGGCGGAGAACGACGATATCGCGCTCGGCGCTGCGGTGCTCTTCGAGGCGATGCGTCGGCTCGACGGACAGTTGCAGGAGACGAACTAG
- a CDS encoding dihydroorotase — protein sequence MSDFDLVLKGTVVLPHRIVEGGHVAVRDGKVVHVGQGAAPAARERHELGEALILPGAIDAQVHSLSQKNQEDFVWSTRSAAAGGVTTIVDMPYDEGNLVCSAEAVRRKIAHAGPQARVDFALYGTIDPEEGAARIAGMVAAGVAAFKFSTFGTDPKRFPRIPPALLEECFRAIAPTGLIAGVHNEDDEAVRAAIDEVSAAGITDYRAHGLSRPPLTELLAINQIYETGALTGCPAHVVHCSLGRGYEIAAAYRAQGYAASIECCIHYLTLDEENDVRRLGGKAKINPPIRPRAEVEKLWRHVAVGNVTLISTDHVSWSEDRKTNADMLANASGVPGLEAMVPLFVKGALERGIPLTRAAELTALNPARHFRLDHRKGALEIGKDADMIVMTPEPYTYDAAASGNNVVGWSPYNGIRLPWRVSASYSRGRLAFDGSRVLAEPGRGAFVRPLATLPLPDPRR from the coding sequence ATGTCCGACTTCGACCTCGTCCTGAAAGGCACCGTGGTCCTGCCGCACCGGATCGTCGAAGGCGGGCATGTGGCCGTGCGCGACGGCAAGGTGGTGCATGTCGGGCAGGGAGCGGCGCCCGCCGCACGCGAGAGGCATGAGCTCGGAGAAGCGCTGATCCTGCCGGGCGCGATCGATGCCCAAGTGCACTCGCTGTCGCAAAAGAACCAGGAGGATTTCGTCTGGTCGACGCGGTCGGCGGCCGCCGGCGGCGTGACGACGATCGTCGATATGCCCTACGACGAGGGCAATCTCGTCTGCTCGGCTGAGGCGGTGAGGCGCAAGATCGCCCATGCCGGCCCGCAGGCGCGCGTCGACTTCGCCCTTTATGGCACCATTGATCCGGAAGAGGGCGCGGCGCGCATTGCGGGAATGGTCGCGGCAGGCGTCGCGGCCTTCAAGTTTTCGACCTTCGGCACCGACCCGAAGCGGTTTCCTCGCATTCCGCCCGCGCTGCTGGAAGAGTGTTTTCGCGCGATCGCCCCGACCGGATTGATCGCCGGCGTCCACAATGAGGACGATGAGGCGGTGCGCGCCGCGATCGACGAGGTTAGCGCGGCCGGTATCACCGATTATCGCGCGCACGGATTGTCGCGCCCGCCACTGACGGAGCTGCTGGCAATAAATCAGATCTACGAGACCGGCGCGCTGACGGGATGCCCGGCGCATGTGGTTCATTGCTCGCTTGGGCGCGGCTACGAGATTGCCGCTGCCTACCGCGCGCAGGGCTACGCAGCCAGCATCGAGTGCTGCATCCACTATCTGACGCTCGATGAAGAAAACGATGTGAGGCGTCTTGGCGGCAAGGCCAAGATCAACCCGCCGATCCGCCCGCGTGCGGAGGTGGAAAAGCTCTGGCGGCACGTGGCGGTCGGCAACGTCACGCTTATCTCGACCGACCATGTAAGCTGGTCGGAGGACCGCAAGACCAATGCCGACATGCTGGCGAATGCCTCGGGCGTGCCCGGCCTTGAAGCGATGGTGCCGCTTTTCGTCAAGGGCGCATTGGAGCGCGGCATCCCGCTGACGCGTGCGGCCGAGCTGACGGCGCTCAACCCGGCGCGGCACTTCCGTCTCGACCATCGCAAGGGAGCGCTTGAAATCGGCAAGGACGCCGACATGATCGTGATGACGCCGGAGCCTTATACATACGATGCGGCAGCGAGCGGCAACAATGTGGTAGGCTGGTCGCCCTACAACGGCATCCGCCTCCCGTGGCGGGTCTCCGCCAGCTATTCGCGTGGCAGGCTCGCCTTCGATGGCAGCCGCGTGCTCGCCGAGCCCGGACGCGGCGCATTCGTCCGGCCGCTTGCCACGTTGCCGCTGCCGGACCCGCGGCGATGA
- a CDS encoding aromatic amino acid lyase — protein sequence MLQSVKTIVLCGKPLDFGVLEEIGSGMARPVADKAGMERVAAAHKVIVDRITMGLPVYGTNTGVGSMKDRLWTADDLADFNDSLVRAHHFGTGEFFAARVIRKAIAIRVNTAMRGHTGCSTELIDAFVALMERGIIPAVRRHGSMGCADIGLMGQVAAVLTGIGEAYFNGRLVPAAIALEEVGLKPFVMRPRDALAAVSVNAIAYAAAADVLREAAAAIRVLLVTGVMSSLALGASADPWRVAATLSTRGEALVGSWLYGQSGIADWPLPISIHDPLSLRMTAQVFGAVVDTLLVAAGRLVEATYLSDDNPVVLGGQVHSSGASLPLTTTLYIEAAQTAFSHMARNVLNRCILLSNGGRRNLSVNLVAPGEVATGLGPLMKLAVELYMRVQSLAVPLSAQSIVVAGGLEEEATFLPLIVERMEAQVRDLRQLAAIEAILSAQAIDLVGDQPQGVIKLAYERTRAVSPIYLKDRPLSKEIEAMQAVFTDHDLLRAFVDMAPMPEFDGFFALDK from the coding sequence ATGCTCCAATCCGTCAAGACCATCGTCTTATGTGGGAAACCGCTCGATTTCGGGGTGCTCGAAGAGATAGGCTCTGGCATGGCGCGGCCCGTCGCGGACAAAGCCGGCATGGAGCGGGTCGCCGCCGCGCACAAGGTGATTGTCGACCGCATCACCATGGGATTACCGGTTTACGGCACCAACACTGGCGTCGGCTCGATGAAGGACCGGCTCTGGACGGCCGACGATCTCGCCGACTTCAACGATTCGCTGGTTCGCGCCCACCACTTCGGCACGGGCGAGTTCTTCGCTGCCCGCGTCATTCGCAAGGCGATCGCCATCCGCGTCAATACGGCCATGCGCGGGCATACCGGCTGCAGTACCGAACTGATCGATGCTTTCGTTGCGCTGATGGAGCGCGGCATCATTCCGGCCGTGCGCCGCCATGGCTCGATGGGCTGCGCTGATATTGGTCTGATGGGGCAGGTGGCGGCGGTTCTGACGGGTATCGGCGAGGCTTATTTCAACGGCAGGCTCGTTCCGGCCGCTATCGCGCTTGAGGAGGTTGGGCTGAAGCCCTTCGTTATGCGGCCGCGCGATGCGCTCGCTGCGGTCAGCGTCAATGCGATCGCCTATGCGGCGGCGGCCGACGTGCTGCGCGAGGCGGCCGCCGCGATCAGGGTGTTGCTCGTCACCGGTGTCATGTCGTCGCTGGCGCTTGGTGCTTCGGCCGACCCCTGGCGTGTTGCTGCAACGCTCTCGACGCGCGGCGAGGCACTCGTCGGCTCTTGGCTCTACGGCCAGTCCGGCATTGCCGATTGGCCGTTGCCGATATCGATCCATGATCCGCTGAGCCTGCGCATGACCGCCCAGGTCTTCGGTGCGGTGGTCGATACTTTGCTCGTTGCCGCCGGCAGGCTCGTGGAGGCGACCTATCTGTCGGATGACAACCCGGTCGTGCTCGGCGGCCAGGTGCATTCTTCGGGTGCCTCACTGCCGTTGACGACGACGCTCTATATCGAGGCGGCACAGACCGCCTTTTCACATATGGCGCGCAACGTTCTCAACCGCTGCATCCTGCTTTCGAACGGCGGACGGCGCAATCTCTCCGTCAATCTCGTCGCGCCCGGCGAGGTTGCGACAGGGCTCGGGCCGCTGATGAAGCTCGCGGTCGAGCTCTACATGCGGGTCCAGTCGCTTGCCGTGCCCCTGTCGGCGCAATCGATCGTCGTTGCCGGCGGGCTTGAGGAAGAGGCGACATTCCTGCCGCTCATTGTCGAGCGCATGGAGGCGCAGGTTCGTGATCTCCGACAACTTGCGGCGATCGAGGCGATCCTTTCGGCGCAGGCGATCGATCTCGTCGGTGACCAGCCGCAAGGGGTGATCAAGCTCGCCTATGAGCGCACCCGCGCGGTCAGCCCGATCTATCTGAAAGATCGGCCGCTCTCGAAGGAGATCGAGGCCATGCAGGCGGTATTCACCGATCACGACCTGCTGCGCGCCTTCGTCGACATGGCGCCGATGCCGGAGTTCGATGGTTTCTTCGCTCTCGACAAGTGA
- a CDS encoding LysR family transcriptional regulator: MDIATIVLVDMTLREGRIRRAAKLCGRPPSSVSAAVRRFEQAISVPLLRRDGAMLMPTLEARTRISEIALAAETAMLLAGGESSGADAVPPVRLAALDRFVKIARTGSIRSVARTLGLGQPQLTRQMADLERHLSRRLFERAHSGVICTEAALAAIPLAEKLLQSWGRLTRASDDRFRRDATTWRLGAVMPLGPESEIARMLAALTAAWHAAHPRQHLFISSTTADELVTGLKSRRFDAVLLDVADYPSEFDGRLVSQTPLALAGPAAKLSAMGDLAQLLCSSPIAVPSVKSGLRREATRFLEDTLSESERRRITLVEVDSIPVIINLVTHHGYLSVLPESSLARVHRPPAMIQLAPAYKQSLTLVWPRRALWAQVGEALFRMMTAAAARS, encoded by the coding sequence GTGGATATTGCAACGATCGTTCTTGTCGACATGACACTTCGCGAAGGCCGCATACGCCGGGCGGCGAAGCTGTGCGGCCGTCCGCCGTCAAGCGTCAGTGCAGCCGTGCGACGTTTCGAGCAGGCGATTTCCGTGCCGCTTCTCCGCCGCGACGGTGCCATGCTCATGCCGACCCTCGAGGCCCGCACACGAATTTCGGAGATTGCGCTCGCCGCTGAAACCGCGATGCTTCTCGCCGGCGGCGAAAGCTCTGGGGCCGATGCCGTCCCGCCGGTCAGGCTCGCCGCGCTCGACCGTTTCGTGAAGATCGCCCGCACGGGCAGCATCCGTTCCGTTGCCAGAACGCTCGGTCTCGGCCAACCGCAACTGACCCGGCAGATGGCGGATCTCGAACGGCATCTGTCGCGCCGCCTTTTCGAACGGGCCCATAGCGGCGTCATCTGCACCGAGGCCGCGCTCGCAGCGATACCGCTCGCGGAAAAGCTGCTTCAGTCCTGGGGCCGGCTCACCCGCGCCTCCGATGACCGTTTTCGCCGCGATGCCACGACCTGGCGCCTTGGCGCTGTCATGCCGCTCGGCCCGGAAAGCGAGATCGCGCGCATGTTGGCGGCGCTCACGGCTGCCTGGCACGCAGCCCATCCGCGCCAGCATCTCTTCATTTCGAGCACCACCGCCGACGAACTCGTCACCGGGCTCAAGAGCCGCCGCTTCGACGCGGTGCTGCTCGACGTTGCGGATTACCCGAGCGAATTCGATGGCCGGCTGGTGTCGCAAACGCCACTGGCGCTTGCCGGACCGGCCGCGAAACTCTCAGCAATGGGCGACCTCGCGCAGTTGCTGTGCTCTTCGCCGATCGCCGTGCCCAGCGTCAAGAGCGGGCTCAGACGAGAGGCGACGCGGTTCCTGGAAGATACCCTCAGCGAAAGCGAGCGCCGGCGGATCACACTGGTCGAAGTGGATTCGATTCCAGTGATCATCAATCTCGTCACGCATCACGGTTATCTGTCGGTGCTGCCGGAGAGCTCGCTCGCCCGCGTCCATCGGCCGCCGGCGATGATCCAGCTCGCACCCGCCTACAAACAGTCCCTGACGCTGGTCTGGCCGAGAAGGGCGCTCTGGGCGCAAGTCGGCGAGGCCCTGTTCCGGATGATGACGGCGGCGGCGGCGCGCTCCTGA
- a CDS encoding GlxA family transcriptional regulator, with product MDQSVSQAQHVDLLVLPETNLILVASVVEPLRAANRIAGRTLYTWTIFSPDGEAIETKSGIPIPVAGPFRPQRETAPLFILSSYNWQRSATSQLKMLLSQTARHREMMAGIESGSWLLAETSLLDNFAATTHWEDFEDFAAAYPQVTMVRERFVIDRKRITTGGSLPTLDLMLELIRRAHGYSLALEVSRLFIYEQERTRGDLLQMPAIGNMRILDARVGAAVKLMEETVEVPLTLARLARRVGVSPRHLQDLFKDTMGVAPHEHYLALRLNAARRKVIETRMEFADIAAIAGFNSSSSFSRSYRAHYRESPSETRRRLKLKT from the coding sequence ATGGATCAATCCGTTTCGCAGGCGCAGCATGTCGATTTGCTCGTTCTCCCGGAGACGAATTTGATCCTTGTCGCCTCGGTCGTCGAGCCATTGCGCGCCGCCAACCGCATCGCCGGCCGCACGCTCTATACCTGGACGATCTTCAGCCCGGACGGTGAGGCGATCGAGACGAAGAGCGGCATCCCGATTCCGGTAGCCGGGCCCTTCCGGCCGCAACGTGAGACGGCACCGCTCTTCATCCTGTCGAGCTACAACTGGCAGCGCAGCGCCACATCGCAACTCAAGATGCTGCTCTCGCAGACGGCGCGGCACCGGGAGATGATGGCGGGGATCGAATCCGGTTCATGGCTGCTTGCCGAAACGAGCCTGCTCGATAATTTTGCGGCCACCACCCATTGGGAGGATTTCGAGGATTTTGCCGCCGCCTATCCGCAGGTCACGATGGTGCGTGAGCGTTTCGTCATCGATCGCAAGCGGATCACGACCGGCGGCTCGCTGCCGACGCTCGACCTGATGCTGGAGTTGATCCGGCGGGCGCACGGCTATTCGCTAGCGCTCGAAGTGTCGCGGCTCTTCATCTACGAGCAGGAGCGCACGCGCGGCGACCTGCTGCAAATGCCGGCGATCGGCAACATGCGCATTCTCGACGCCCGTGTCGGCGCGGCGGTCAAGCTGATGGAGGAAACGGTCGAGGTGCCGCTGACGCTTGCACGGTTGGCGCGGCGGGTCGGCGTCAGCCCCCGGCATCTGCAGGACCTTTTCAAGGACACGATGGGGGTTGCACCGCACGAGCATTATCTCGCGCTTCGCCTCAATGCGGCGCGGCGCAAGGTGATCGAGACGCGCATGGAGTTTGCCGACATTGCGGCGATCGCGGGCTTCAACTCCTCCTCATCCTTCTCGCGCAGCTACCGCGCCCATTATCGCGAGAGCCCCAGCGAAACGCGCCGACGGCTGAAGCTCAAGACCTGA
- a CDS encoding 3-keto-5-aminohexanoate cleavage protein codes for MPLSMNREVFITCAVTGAGDTVSKSSHVPITPKQIADAAIEAAKAGAAVAHCHVRDPDTGAPARRLDLYREVTDRVRSADVDVVLNLTAGMGGDLLFGNVESPFPVNEKGTDMAGATERVEHVAQCLPEICTLDCGTMNFSLGDYVMTNTPSMLREMARQMTALGVRPEIEAFDTGHLWFAKQLVEEGLIEDPVLIQLCMGIPWGAPDDLNTFMAMVNNVPPSWTFSAFSIGRNAMAYPAAAILAGGNVRVGLEDNLYVGKGQLATNGQLVEKAVSVVEGMGAKIIGPEEVRKKLKLTKR; via the coding sequence ATGCCGCTCAGCATGAACCGCGAGGTATTCATCACCTGCGCCGTCACCGGCGCCGGTGACACCGTTTCTAAGTCCAGCCATGTTCCGATCACGCCGAAGCAGATCGCCGATGCGGCGATCGAGGCCGCCAAGGCCGGCGCTGCCGTCGCCCACTGTCACGTCCGCGATCCTGACACCGGCGCACCGGCCCGCCGTCTCGACCTCTATAGGGAAGTGACCGACCGCGTTCGCTCGGCCGATGTCGACGTGGTCCTCAATCTCACCGCCGGCATGGGCGGCGATCTCCTTTTCGGCAATGTCGAAAGCCCCTTCCCAGTCAATGAAAAGGGTACGGACATGGCCGGCGCTACCGAGCGCGTGGAACATGTCGCGCAGTGCCTGCCGGAAATCTGCACGCTCGACTGCGGCACGATGAACTTCTCGCTCGGCGACTATGTGATGACCAACACGCCGTCGATGCTGCGCGAAATGGCGCGCCAGATGACCGCACTCGGCGTTCGCCCCGAGATCGAGGCGTTCGACACCGGCCATCTCTGGTTCGCCAAGCAGCTCGTCGAGGAAGGGCTGATCGAGGATCCAGTGCTGATCCAGCTCTGCATGGGCATTCCGTGGGGCGCGCCGGATGATCTCAACACCTTCATGGCGATGGTCAACAACGTGCCTCCGAGCTGGACCTTCTCGGCCTTCTCGATCGGCCGCAATGCCATGGCCTATCCGGCTGCAGCAATCCTCGCCGGCGGCAATGTCCGCGTCGGCCTCGAGGACAATCTCTATGTCGGCAAAGGCCAGCTCGCGACCAACGGCCAGCTCGTCGAAAAGGCGGTTTCCGTCGTCGAGGGCATGGGCGCCAAGATCATCGGACCGGAAGAGGTCCGCAAGAAACTGAAGCTGACGAAACGCTGA